TAATACATGATAAATGATACTATATTATAGTATGTTTAAAAGAAGATAAGAGGCCTAACTATGAAGAAAAACATAACTATAAGATTAGATAACGATGTAATAAATATATTAGATGTTTTAGCAAGTAAAACATCTTCAACAAAAACAGAAATTATTGAGAAAGCATTATATGCATATGCGCTAAATAATAAAAAAGATAAAAGTAATTTGCTAAAGTTTGCCGGCAACTGGAAAGAAGAAGAAGCAAATAGAATGCTTAATGATATTTATTCCTCAAGAATAAGTAAGGAGT
This DNA window, taken from Candidatus Jidaibacter acanthamoeba, encodes the following:
- a CDS encoding ribbon-helix-helix protein, CopG family, producing MKKNITIRLDNDVINILDVLASKTSSTKTEIIEKALYAYALNNKKDKSNLLKFAGNWKEEEANRMLNDIYSSRISKE